Proteins encoded within one genomic window of Edaphobacter lichenicola:
- a CDS encoding TonB-dependent receptor: MHTDLNRHRHTLAGKLLLLLLCLLFIPVLSLQAQTDTGRVTGIVTDPTGAVIPGTTLKLINTDTGVTLAVTAGNDGNFTFSAVPRGNYRVEASHSGFQSVNQSFALQVSQVQTIEFKLTVGSDSQTVEVTDAAPVVDLSTSSTGAVIEGKQVTDLPLNGRNFTTLANLIPGVTRGAFNSDASGRNGNVETFRYSDSGGGALSVNGLRQQSNNFILDGVDNNESLVNSIVFFTPPEAIQEFRVTTSVAPAEFGRAGGAILQNSVKSGTNSIHGSAFGYFRDQIFDANSLYFNPGTPAPAFQRKQFGVAAGGPLWKDKIFLFGDYQALRQKQPKDTGFYTVPTALMRQGNFSELLGQNVTSNPGTFSSATGCPALAANATVVVGAIYDPTTCQPFAGNIIPQNRINSAGLKYLNAFDAPTRGGILNNYFAVRKAIQNFNDFDVRLDYHVSQKDSVFVRYSYGQDNLNVNSLFTNLPAGFASGGNVNHPRGGAAGYTHIFTSNLVNEFRFGYIRPEFAYVNPDQGTPISANLGIVNANRNPLLGGGALIGGSNTQIEYTGDGGPYSVPEKTFQYLDSVTYTRGKHTMKAGANVLRREVDFFQGNDSKGYFVLGGVNYPGTGRFTGYETSEILAGFSDYEIGAASTFFKTFNYETGYFVQDDWKATRRLTLNLGVRYDLYTYPYEQNNNQANYDFSTASLQVAGVNGNSRSLINTDKNNFAPRIGFAYDLYGNGKTSIRGGYGIFYFLDRGGVGNQLSNQPGFNGVNQYTATNGYRITFTGQSPTTPNDASTATAALPIPAFGPGAINSINLSNATVIAVPKNNQNGAVTQYNLQVQQQLDHATSLNIAYVGNKSDHLMTWYNANSPVLDGTSKGLFPNRGTITEGLAGGSSKYDGLQIYLDRHVGSSFLATVAYTWSHTRDNSSGAFSSGAGASSSGRIFITQQGVDLPANYGNSDQDQRNVFVASAVYSLPVGRDKMFGSNMSHALDEVVGGWQLNTIVTLDSGTPIDLNTTGSPGTIDNRPDLISFSKVSRQLVGGSNNSNNRTFFTGVFATPPINSSGIFTRPGTLQRNAFAGPGYKTVDLGLFKGFHITERVNAEFRAQAYNLFNTPQFGNPDTNIRDGVNVPGSTTIFTTGANSTGANNGFGSINSIRLNTERQVELAAHINF; the protein is encoded by the coding sequence ATGCACACTGATCTCAACCGACATCGGCACACACTCGCCGGCAAACTACTGCTCCTACTCCTCTGTTTGCTTTTCATCCCAGTCCTAAGCCTGCAAGCTCAGACAGACACCGGTCGAGTCACCGGTATTGTCACCGACCCCACCGGTGCCGTTATTCCGGGTACCACGCTCAAACTCATTAATACTGATACAGGCGTTACGCTCGCGGTCACCGCGGGGAACGACGGAAATTTCACCTTCTCCGCCGTCCCTCGTGGCAACTACCGCGTCGAAGCCAGCCACAGTGGATTTCAGAGCGTCAATCAGTCGTTCGCTCTCCAGGTCTCCCAGGTCCAGACCATCGAGTTCAAACTGACCGTCGGCTCCGACAGCCAAACCGTTGAGGTAACCGATGCCGCTCCAGTCGTCGACCTCTCCACCTCGTCCACCGGAGCTGTCATTGAGGGCAAGCAGGTCACCGATCTCCCTCTCAACGGCCGCAACTTTACTACTCTCGCCAATCTGATCCCCGGCGTAACCCGTGGAGCCTTCAATTCCGACGCCAGCGGGCGCAACGGCAACGTCGAAACCTTCCGCTATTCAGACTCCGGCGGTGGTGCGCTCTCGGTCAATGGACTCCGTCAGCAGTCCAACAACTTCATCCTCGATGGAGTCGACAACAACGAATCTCTCGTAAATTCCATCGTCTTCTTCACCCCGCCCGAAGCCATCCAGGAGTTCCGCGTCACCACCTCCGTCGCCCCCGCCGAATTTGGCCGCGCCGGCGGTGCCATCCTCCAGAACTCCGTCAAATCCGGAACCAACAGCATCCACGGCTCGGCCTTCGGCTACTTCCGCGACCAGATCTTCGATGCCAACTCCCTCTACTTCAATCCCGGCACCCCAGCACCAGCCTTTCAGCGCAAACAGTTCGGCGTCGCCGCAGGTGGCCCCCTCTGGAAAGATAAGATCTTCCTCTTCGGCGATTACCAGGCTCTTCGTCAGAAACAGCCAAAGGACACCGGCTTCTATACCGTCCCCACTGCACTTATGCGTCAGGGCAACTTCTCCGAGCTGCTCGGTCAAAACGTCACCAGCAATCCCGGAACCTTCTCTTCGGCAACGGGCTGCCCCGCACTGGCCGCAAACGCAACGGTTGTGGTCGGAGCCATCTACGATCCGACAACGTGCCAGCCCTTCGCCGGAAATATCATCCCGCAAAATCGCATCAACTCTGCCGGTCTCAAGTACCTCAACGCGTTCGACGCGCCGACGCGTGGCGGCATCCTGAATAACTACTTCGCAGTGCGTAAAGCGATTCAGAACTTCAACGACTTCGACGTCCGCCTCGACTATCACGTCTCTCAGAAGGATTCCGTCTTCGTCCGTTACAGCTACGGTCAGGACAACCTCAACGTCAACAGCCTCTTTACCAACCTTCCCGCGGGCTTTGCCTCGGGCGGCAACGTGAACCACCCACGCGGCGGAGCGGCCGGGTATACCCACATCTTTACCTCTAATCTCGTCAACGAATTTCGCTTCGGTTACATCCGTCCGGAGTTCGCCTACGTCAACCCGGATCAGGGCACACCCATCTCCGCCAATCTCGGCATCGTCAATGCAAACCGTAACCCACTTCTAGGAGGCGGCGCTCTTATCGGCGGCAGCAATACACAGATCGAGTACACGGGCGACGGCGGTCCCTACTCCGTCCCTGAGAAAACCTTCCAGTATCTCGACAGCGTTACCTACACCCGCGGCAAACACACCATGAAAGCCGGCGCCAACGTCCTACGCCGCGAGGTTGACTTCTTCCAGGGGAATGACTCCAAGGGCTACTTCGTCCTGGGCGGAGTAAACTATCCCGGGACCGGACGCTTCACCGGATATGAAACCTCCGAGATCCTCGCTGGCTTCTCCGACTATGAGATCGGTGCAGCCAGCACCTTCTTCAAAACCTTCAACTACGAGACCGGCTACTTCGTTCAGGACGACTGGAAGGCGACCCGCAGGCTTACTCTCAACCTCGGCGTTCGCTACGATCTCTATACCTACCCCTACGAGCAAAACAACAACCAGGCGAACTATGACTTCTCCACTGCATCTCTCCAGGTTGCAGGCGTCAACGGGAACTCGCGCTCGCTCATTAATACAGATAAGAACAACTTCGCGCCACGCATAGGCTTTGCCTACGATCTCTATGGCAACGGCAAGACCTCAATCCGTGGCGGTTACGGTATCTTCTACTTCCTGGACCGCGGCGGCGTCGGCAACCAGCTCTCCAACCAGCCTGGCTTCAATGGAGTTAATCAGTACACCGCGACCAACGGCTATCGCATCACCTTCACAGGTCAAAGCCCAACCACTCCTAACGACGCATCCACCGCAACCGCGGCCCTTCCAATACCTGCCTTCGGACCAGGTGCGATCAACTCCATCAACCTGTCGAACGCTACTGTCATTGCCGTACCGAAGAACAATCAGAACGGTGCGGTGACTCAATACAACCTGCAAGTCCAGCAGCAGCTCGATCACGCGACCTCACTCAACATTGCGTACGTCGGCAATAAATCCGATCACCTCATGACTTGGTACAACGCCAACTCGCCTGTCCTCGACGGCACCTCAAAGGGACTCTTCCCCAACCGCGGCACAATCACCGAAGGCCTGGCCGGCGGTTCCTCAAAGTACGATGGCCTGCAAATCTACCTTGACCGCCACGTTGGCTCGAGCTTCCTTGCAACGGTCGCTTACACTTGGTCTCACACGCGCGACAACTCGAGTGGAGCCTTCAGTTCAGGCGCAGGCGCAAGTTCCAGCGGACGCATCTTCATCACCCAGCAGGGAGTCGATCTCCCTGCCAACTACGGCAACTCCGACCAGGATCAGCGTAACGTCTTCGTCGCCAGCGCCGTCTACTCGCTGCCCGTCGGCCGAGACAAGATGTTCGGTTCAAACATGAGCCATGCGCTCGACGAGGTCGTCGGCGGCTGGCAACTCAACACGATCGTCACCCTCGACAGCGGCACGCCGATTGACCTCAACACCACCGGCAGCCCAGGAACCATCGACAACCGGCCAGACCTCATCAGCTTCAGCAAGGTATCCCGCCAGTTAGTCGGTGGCTCGAACAACTCCAACAACCGCACCTTCTTCACTGGTGTCTTCGCGACTCCGCCCATCAACTCTTCCGGCATCTTCACTCGTCCGGGAACCCTCCAGCGCAACGCCTTCGCCGGCCCCGGCTACAAGACCGTGGACCTCGGTCTCTTCAAAGGTTTCCACATCACCGAACGAGTCAACGCAGAATTTCGCGCTCAGGCTTATAACCTCTTCAACACACCGCAGTTCGGCAATCCCGACACCAACATCCGCGACGGCGTCAACGTCCCAGGATCGACAACCATCTTCACCACCGGTGCAAACTCCACCGGCGCAAATAACGGCTTCGGCAGCATCAACAGCATTCGCCTCAACACCGAACGCCAGGTTGAGCTCGCCGCTCACATCAACTTCTAA
- a CDS encoding winged helix-turn-helix domain-containing protein, producing the protein MLSHPEIVSRFGFGVYEADLQTGELWRAGRKIKLQSQPFKVLAVLLEKAGEVVTREELQVRVWGTNIVVDFDHSLGTAINKIRDALGDTADNPRFVETLAKRGYRFIASVTVLGGSLATKATESMNLELTAESGSAQVVLQGPPGTSSQEDELDVMRRRRRGFGFWLWIAMLVPLAVLAGLAGFYYGSRSTGPLPRIERLTRIGRIAPGVQAMESLPASATDGLRIYIPVISGGRSVLAQVDVRTGAVENLPLPSEIASATLGDLSPDGSILLLRSHLSPESEQSLWTVPVGGGSPLRVANVVAHDATWMPDGKSILYATGNQLLVSRPQDGTSSLFAKLPERAFWLRWSPDGKVLRFTLLDPIKHTLGLWEASSDGKSVRPILSNWTRPSSECCGIWTGDGKYFVFQSDRGGSSDLWRLDGRNTGEPKRVTNGPLSFVGPVTSRIGHRIFFLGLETQSLLQRYDAGRHEFVPVPGFLAEATRIEYSRDRQWVIWTDAAGKLWRAKGDGSELIQITPDSLQVFLAHWSPDGKRLAIMAKESGKAWQIYLVPADGGSPERLLRESRNAADPSWSADGQQIAFGRVTDIMGKEDGPRAIQIFDLRTRAVSTVPGSEGWFSPRWSPDGRYIAAVSLDQRKLALFDTALSTWRTIAETTVADPVWSSDGKAIFFHASSAEMQPIYRVSIPGGRLEQIANLSNFSRGDTEDYFFCGLTLESVPIVRSRTRTGNLYTLDLDGP; encoded by the coding sequence ATGCTGTCTCATCCTGAAATCGTCTCAAGATTCGGATTTGGAGTTTATGAGGCTGATCTTCAGACCGGCGAATTGTGGAGGGCGGGTCGAAAGATCAAGCTTCAAAGTCAGCCTTTCAAGGTACTGGCGGTACTGCTAGAGAAAGCTGGTGAAGTGGTCACCCGGGAGGAGTTGCAGGTTCGGGTGTGGGGCACGAACATAGTTGTCGATTTCGATCACTCTCTTGGTACTGCGATTAATAAGATTCGGGATGCGCTAGGGGACACAGCAGACAATCCGCGATTTGTGGAAACGCTGGCAAAGCGGGGTTATCGCTTCATCGCGTCTGTCACGGTACTGGGCGGATCATTAGCGACCAAAGCCACCGAGTCGATGAACCTTGAGCTCACTGCGGAATCGGGATCTGCACAGGTAGTGTTGCAAGGACCGCCGGGGACTTCTTCTCAAGAAGACGAACTTGATGTAATGCGCCGGCGTCGGAGGGGCTTCGGATTCTGGCTATGGATCGCGATGTTGGTTCCCTTGGCCGTCTTGGCAGGTCTGGCCGGATTTTATTATGGCTCTCGAAGCACTGGACCTCTACCGCGTATTGAACGGCTGACGCGAATTGGACGGATTGCGCCGGGTGTGCAGGCGATGGAAAGCCTTCCAGCCTCGGCGACAGATGGGCTACGCATATATATTCCGGTAATTTCAGGTGGCAGGTCGGTTTTGGCGCAGGTGGATGTACGCACTGGGGCAGTGGAGAACCTTCCACTGCCAAGCGAAATCGCCTCCGCTACGCTCGGAGACCTGTCTCCTGATGGGTCCATCCTACTGCTGCGAAGTCATCTCTCGCCGGAGTCGGAGCAATCGTTATGGACTGTGCCCGTAGGTGGAGGCAGTCCGCTGCGCGTGGCGAACGTCGTGGCTCATGATGCTACATGGATGCCCGATGGCAAGAGTATTCTCTACGCCACAGGAAACCAGTTGTTGGTGAGCAGACCGCAGGATGGTACCTCTTCCCTGTTCGCGAAACTGCCCGAGCGTGCGTTCTGGTTGCGCTGGTCGCCTGACGGGAAGGTACTGAGATTCACTCTCCTCGACCCAATAAAACACACGTTGGGGCTTTGGGAAGCGTCGAGCGATGGTAAGTCGGTTCGTCCAATCCTTAGCAATTGGACCAGGCCTTCGTCGGAGTGCTGCGGAATATGGACCGGTGATGGGAAGTACTTTGTCTTTCAGTCGGATCGTGGTGGCAGCAGCGATCTTTGGCGACTTGACGGGAGGAACACTGGCGAACCGAAACGAGTGACGAACGGGCCATTGAGTTTTGTCGGGCCTGTGACCTCGCGGATCGGGCACCGGATCTTCTTCCTGGGACTCGAGACCCAATCCCTTCTTCAGCGTTACGATGCCGGCCGGCACGAATTTGTACCAGTACCAGGGTTTCTCGCCGAGGCAACCAGGATTGAATACTCACGCGATCGACAGTGGGTGATATGGACCGACGCGGCCGGGAAGCTCTGGAGAGCGAAAGGGGATGGGTCGGAGTTGATCCAGATAACACCCGACTCTTTGCAGGTATTTCTTGCCCATTGGTCGCCCGATGGAAAGAGACTAGCAATCATGGCGAAAGAGTCGGGCAAAGCATGGCAGATCTACTTGGTGCCTGCGGACGGTGGGTCTCCCGAAAGACTTTTGCGGGAGAGCCGTAATGCCGCGGATCCATCCTGGTCCGCGGATGGGCAGCAGATCGCCTTTGGGCGCGTGACCGATATTATGGGCAAAGAGGATGGACCGCGCGCAATCCAAATATTCGACCTGCGTACTCGCGCAGTGTCGACGGTACCCGGATCCGAGGGATGGTTCAGTCCGCGATGGTCGCCGGATGGACGTTATATAGCCGCAGTCTCGCTGGATCAGCGGAAGCTTGCGTTGTTTGATACGGCGCTGAGTACTTGGCGAACGATCGCGGAGACCACGGTCGCGGACCCAGTTTGGTCGTCAGATGGTAAAGCTATTTTCTTTCACGCGTCATCGGCCGAAATGCAACCAATTTACCGTGTGTCAATTCCAGGTGGTCGACTGGAACAAATTGCAAACCTATCAAACTTCAGCAGGGGAGATACGGAAGACTATTTCTTCTGTGGCTTGACGCTGGAGAGCGTACCGATCGTGCGATCACGAACTCGTACGGGTAACCTTTATACGCTCGATCTTGATGGCCCCTAG
- a CDS encoding MMPL family transporter, with the protein MYDIMGLMSVRRFWVAGVVLAAAIALLPFSFHAERHLETATRVEGSEAESVRQELASRFRSPFVDRVVLVIRGLPPADSEEGQQALATIVARLREEPGVSGVVSHLELRDPIFLGREGGTFVLVGLASTDGPVESLVPKLHEVTNSLADQLRGDYPAVKLELTGELPLNFDIRKASADDVQRGESLVIPATLALLLVAFGSLVAAVIPLAVGQIAIATTLAITGLLAQRFHLSILVQNLATMLGLGLGIDYALLMVSRFREAISIGHDGSVASVMAARQAGHTLLISASTVAIGFLALLTVPISEIRSIGVAGFLVAGISVLLTNTLVPAALALLGPRIDAGRMPFTPRLDAQRAARTGNRWRKWGNVIVANPWLALFLAGAPLMLLAWQAKRLDTSVPKGNWLPESAESVHALHTLERMDRAGVVYSMRVVVELPADSIAQTDAGWNALDRLSKRLARDPRCARVISITTIAEGNRASLPDLSRETRRTFLSSDGRAALLEVLPATAVSLRDQVDWVRELRKTGAAALTGVSGATLQIGGIPALNADYQTIVAARFVPVMAMVVGATLLALLAGFRSLFAAVKAIALNLLSVAASFGALVLVFQDGHGSSFLGAPGGTGSIFPLVPIVAFAIVFGLSMDYEVFLVARVLEARRSGMSEAAAIPEALARTAGLITSAAAIMIVVFAAFTFGNFLVVKMIGFTLAAAVFIDATLVRIVIGPALLRIAGDWNWWPWGLATARRAPVAASRE; encoded by the coding sequence TTGTATGACATCATGGGTCTCATGTCTGTCCGCCGGTTCTGGGTGGCCGGGGTAGTCCTTGCCGCCGCCATTGCGCTTCTTCCATTCTCGTTTCACGCCGAGCGCCATCTGGAGACGGCAACCCGTGTCGAAGGTAGTGAAGCGGAAAGTGTCCGGCAGGAGTTGGCCAGTCGTTTTCGTTCGCCATTCGTTGACCGCGTCGTCCTGGTGATCCGGGGACTCCCACCCGCGGATTCGGAGGAAGGCCAGCAAGCGTTAGCAACCATTGTGGCGAGATTGAGGGAGGAACCCGGTGTGTCCGGAGTTGTTTCCCATCTCGAGTTGCGCGATCCGATTTTTCTGGGCCGGGAAGGTGGGACGTTTGTTCTGGTGGGACTCGCGTCAACCGACGGTCCAGTGGAGTCGCTTGTTCCTAAGCTTCACGAAGTGACAAACTCTCTCGCTGATCAATTGCGGGGCGATTACCCGGCAGTGAAGCTCGAACTAACCGGCGAACTTCCGCTGAATTTCGACATTCGCAAAGCTAGCGCCGATGACGTGCAACGCGGCGAAAGCCTGGTGATTCCCGCGACCCTCGCACTTTTGCTGGTGGCTTTCGGCAGTCTAGTCGCCGCCGTGATTCCATTGGCGGTTGGCCAGATTGCCATCGCAACCACTCTGGCGATTACCGGGTTATTAGCGCAGCGATTCCACTTGTCCATTCTGGTTCAGAATCTGGCCACCATGCTTGGCTTGGGCTTGGGAATCGACTATGCGCTCCTCATGGTCAGCCGCTTCCGAGAAGCGATTTCCATTGGACACGACGGATCTGTAGCCTCGGTCATGGCGGCACGTCAGGCCGGTCATACGCTTCTGATTTCAGCTTCGACAGTAGCCATCGGATTTCTAGCGCTCTTGACGGTTCCCATTAGCGAGATCCGTTCCATCGGCGTCGCGGGATTCCTGGTGGCGGGAATCAGTGTGTTGCTTACAAATACCCTCGTTCCGGCGGCGCTGGCATTGCTCGGCCCGAGGATTGATGCCGGCCGGATGCCGTTTACTCCGAGGCTGGATGCGCAGCGGGCTGCGCGTACGGGAAACCGTTGGAGGAAATGGGGAAATGTGATTGTCGCCAATCCTTGGCTTGCCCTGTTTCTGGCGGGCGCACCCTTGATGTTGCTCGCCTGGCAAGCCAAGCGGCTGGATACCAGTGTCCCCAAAGGGAATTGGCTCCCGGAGTCGGCGGAATCAGTCCATGCGCTGCACACCCTAGAACGGATGGATCGGGCCGGCGTTGTTTATTCGATGCGCGTCGTTGTCGAACTGCCTGCGGATTCCATTGCGCAAACCGACGCGGGATGGAACGCGCTCGATCGCCTCAGTAAGCGCCTCGCGCGCGACCCTCGTTGCGCACGCGTCATTTCTATCACGACGATTGCGGAGGGCAATCGCGCCTCCCTCCCTGACCTCTCGCGGGAGACGCGGCGCACATTTCTGAGTAGTGACGGACGGGCCGCGCTGCTCGAGGTGCTACCCGCGACTGCGGTTTCCCTGCGCGATCAAGTTGACTGGGTACGGGAGCTCCGGAAGACCGGCGCGGCAGCTCTCACCGGAGTGTCCGGAGCGACACTCCAAATTGGGGGCATCCCGGCACTGAATGCCGATTATCAGACGATTGTCGCGGCCCGCTTTGTGCCGGTAATGGCGATGGTGGTGGGGGCGACACTCCTGGCGCTTCTCGCCGGGTTCCGATCGCTTTTCGCCGCAGTGAAGGCCATCGCACTGAACCTGCTCTCAGTCGCGGCCTCCTTCGGAGCATTAGTTCTAGTTTTCCAGGACGGACACGGAAGTAGCTTTCTGGGAGCTCCGGGAGGAACCGGTAGCATATTCCCTCTCGTTCCTATCGTCGCCTTTGCCATCGTCTTCGGTCTAAGCATGGATTACGAGGTGTTTTTGGTCGCACGGGTTCTCGAAGCGCGGAGGAGCGGGATGAGTGAAGCCGCCGCAATCCCGGAGGCGTTGGCTAGGACTGCCGGCCTGATTACGAGCGCCGCCGCGATCATGATCGTAGTATTCGCGGCATTCACCTTCGGAAATTTCCTCGTGGTCAAGATGATCGGATTTACGCTCGCTGCAGCCGTGTTTATTGACGCGACACTGGTCCGTATTGTGATCGGTCCTGCGCTCCTTCGTATTGCAGGCGATTGGAACTGGTGGCCGTGGGGCCTCGCCACGGCACGCAGAGCGCCCGTGGCGGCGAGCCGCGAATGA